A segment of the Triticum urartu cultivar G1812 chromosome 1, Tu2.1, whole genome shotgun sequence genome:
TCCTCTCACTGAAAGCGCATCgtcaaaaattctgaaataaatctAAAAATAATGCAAGCATCAAGACTTTGAAATCCGATAGACTGGGATACCACGGTCCCTTCAATCATAGATAGGTTTTCGTTGGGTTAGTTGAGGGAGTGCTCTCCCACCCACCAGGCCAGCCACCCCGGTCAGGCCACCACTCCTCCCTACTTTTCTCCTCATTCGCCACCCTCTAAAATCTCCTTCGTCTTTCTCTCCTCCCAACCAAGAAGGGGATCCACGCTCGCTTGATTTTCATTTGGGAAGAAGAAATTTATTTTTTGGTCTCAGAGTAGAAGGTGGGGAGAAGAGATGAGCGGACGGGTGGATCACGAGTACTCCTACCTGTTCAAGATGGTGCTCATCGGGGATAGCGGCGTCGGCAAGTCCAACATACTCTCCCGATTCACCCGCAACCACTTCTCCCTCGACTCCAAGTCCACCATCGGCGTGGAGTTCGCCACCAAGTCCTTGCAGGTCCGCATTCTCTCCCCTCGCATTTCTGCTATATCTAACCGGAAGATGTTCGACACGCGTGCGTGCGTTTTTTGTATGGCCTCGGACCGATGATGACACACCGGATCATGGTCCTCTTGATCCTGTTGTGGCGAATGGGGAAAGTTATCTCGGTGACGGCGTTTGTTGCCACCATCAAACTTGCTCGTTTCTCACGAGTTTTTGGTTCTCGGACGGAAGGATGGCTGGCTCGTTTGAGACTTCAGCATGTTCTATCAAATCTTCTTAGGTGGATCATTAGGAACAAACTCTGCTTCACAAATAGCAAACGCATTGAATTACTGTAGTTGTCATTCGTCTTCCCTTATTCATCAGACTAGTTGTTAGACGTTGTTCTAACCTCCATTACGTTTAAGAGTTCTTTTTTGGATGCTAGATTCGCCTGGTTCCCCttggatcacatcattaggatgtTGATGGACTGATTGTTAGGTTGATTGCGAGCTGCAGCCACTTTTTTCTTAATGTGGCATCCTGTCTGTTCAGTCTTCCAGGGTTAGGTGAAACAAACCTGTCTGTTCTGTCTTCCAGGGTTAGGTGAaacaaaacctgtcatctctattgtcttccttatgcatTGCCATTATCATTGTTGTTATTCTCACCACGCTGCAGGTGTCGTGAGCAATCTTCAAATCATTcaagttgttgttgttgttgttgttgttgttgttgccatCCCTCCATTTAGTATACAAGGCCACTTTGGAAtgtacattttgcatctatacaaggccaccaATAGTAATCAGGCCAAAATTAATGATATTTCCTTGTATTAGTAACTTATTTAATACTTGCACTCATGCAGTCATAATAACACACAACTATTCCTTCTTTGCATGCATGTGGCGTATTAATTATCCCAGTAAACAAAAAGAAAGGTTGACTTGCAAAGCACATATTAAATTTTACCTTGGTACATGTAATATGAGTTTGTGACCTTGTATATAAAATTGGAGGAAGTACAATTATTGTTATAATTGTGGCATTTAACAGCCTCCTTTTTAGTGCAACAGCAGTGCCACTTTTCCTGTGGATTTAGCTCATCAGTTACTCTCAATCTATTATCTTTCTTCTACTTCAGAAGATAGTTTGTGTTGGAAGCCATGGACTCACTGGTCCAGCTACTTTTTGACGTCTGATTGTGAATGGTGTTGTTAACAGATGGAGGGAAAAACAATAAAGGCTCAGATCTGGGACACAGCTGGTCAGGAGAGGTACCGTGCAATTACAAGCGCATATTACCGGGGCGCTGTAGGGGCTCTCCTTGTATATGACATCACAAAGAAGCAGAGCTTTGACAATGTTAATAGGTGGCTGCGTGAGCTCCGTGATCATGCTGACTCCAGCATTGTCATCATGATGGTCGGTAACAAGTCTGACCTGACACATCTAAGAGCTGTCTCTGAAGATCAAGGCAAGGCACTGGCTGAAAAGGAGGGCCTGTTTTTCCTTGAGACATCAGCTATGGAGGCTGTAAATGTGGTAGAAGCCTTTCAGACTATCATCACAGAGGTCTATGGTATTGTCAACAAGAAAGCACTGGCCGccaaagaagcagcagcagcagctgttCCATTGCCTTCCCAGGGTAAAACCATCAGCATTGACAGTACTACCGGGAACTCAAAGAAGGCATGCTGCAATACTTGAAATGTAGACATCATACCGTAGAGAATCGGGAGCGGGAATCAGCAGCAGAGCAGCTTAGTTGAACTGGTGCGAAGGCATTTCTACTCCTTTTGTTTCTCTGTTGCGCAAACATCCTGGAGTACACTGCCGTAGGGGCAGTTTGTTCAGCATTTCTGGAAGTTAGATGTGTGTATTAGGATTCTGTTCCATTTTCCGCTATGAAAGTTACATTATACTACCTCTGTAAACAATATAAGAGCGCTTATATCACTACTTTAATGATCtaacactcttatatttctttacggatgGAGTACTACAATATATGTCGGATTATACATCATACTTTATAGGACCCAAAACAAGTTTCGTTAAACCCTTCTTGGTTTATATTTTTTATTTGCTTTCTTTTTGTTTGCTAACTAGTTATGCTACTTCTGTCTTTGGAGAAGTAAAGTATTACGTACTGGTGGTCCTATGAGTTGTTGGCGCATTATACAACCTTCGTTGGAAATTTCTGAATATTGTGGTATGATTTGAATTAGTAATATGAGGCGTGGTTTCagtattactccctccgttccacaatacatgcctttcatttgtcaaaatatagatgtatctagacatgttttagtatataggtacatttATTTTTGGACAAATGAAAGTCAAGtattttagaacggagggagtagaaggCAGCCGACAAGCGGTATCTTAGAAGGACACCAAAGATATTTGGTTGCAATGTTGCAAATGGATGGTGATATCGATGAAGATGCAAGGGTCAGATCAAAGCTCGATAGATGAATGTCACCAAACTTCCGGCGTTTtttgtgacaagagagtgcctAAAAGTTAAAAGGCAGGTTGATGTACAGTAGAACCCTAGGTGGCCTCATCTTTCATAACTTGGAGGGGATTCAAGGTGAACACACAAATCACCAAGGGGAACACTCCAAGATAAGTTCAATCACACATCCACTGGAATAACATATGAGATCCACAAGAATACAAGGTCGACAAGAGGAAAAGAGTAGTAAGGGTTGTTCTTTCCAAATCCTAAGGAGATGGGGGCTTGATTATCTATTGGAGAGGAATGTTATATCCTCAATTGGTGTAAACGCCTAAGGCATATTTTTTTTGTAAAGAGGAATTTAAGGGGGGAGCCATATGTTTCAAGATTTAGGGGAGAAGCACTCATTCTTGCTTTAGCTTTTCTGGTTTTCTCTTACCTCTTAACTTGCCCCCAATAATGATTCAAGGGAGAGGAAACCTATAAGCGGAGAAAAATCTTATTGAGATCTTATTGAATATTCTTTAGTTGATTTCTTTGGGAACATGAAGTTATACAAGTGGTATTTACTCTGACGAGTGCTACTTATTCTTATACAAGTTTTCCCAATCTTGGTTCTAACTGCAATACTTATCATGTTTTTTTTGAAAGTAAAACATCCTCTTTATTTATTAGTAATAATGGTTACATCGTCTATAAGAAAATTTACAATATCGTTCAAAGGTTCCTCAAACCAATCCCTTGTCTCAGAAAATTTAGTTACTCTAGCAATTTCATGAGCTAGTTTATTTGCCTTCCTATTACAATGTTCAAATCTAACTAACGGAAAATCACAAACCATAAAATAACAATCATCAAACACAGTTGCCGCCGCTCCCACTATATGTCCTCCATTCTTTATCGTGTCAATTACTTCCATATTGTCGGAGTTAACAACAAGTCGGTTGCTTCCCGCCTTTTGTGCAAGTAATAAGACAAAATGTAGTGCCATGGCTTCCGCTGTTAAGACATCTGCACACCAATCCATCTTCCAATTCCCTCCAACAATAAATCTTCCTTTATCACCTCTAAGTATAGCTCCCGCTGTGCCTCTAAGCATGTCTTGATCGAAAGAAGCATCGACATTTAATTTCACAAAACCTAGAGGGGGTCTCGTCCATCCCTCTATTCTATTTGTTGCCTTGGAGGATTGGGCAATAACATAGTTTGTTGTTATAGCTCGGACTCCCATCAAAATTTGGTATGCATCTTGGGTCTTCCCATGATGGACTAGCGAACGTCTTTCCCACCATAAATACCAGGCTGTTATAGGGATCAGTTCGTGAACATTCTGTATGCCCACTGTAAATAGCTCGTGTCCTGGCATAAGAAGTAGAAATTTGAGTACTGCCTCTCCCGCATGATCGACCGTGCAAGCTTTTTTAATGGCTTCGTGCAATCCCAGTTTCTCCCATACCTCTTTTGCCTTTTGACACAAAAATAATAATTGTTTTGTATCTTCATGCCCGTGAACATGATGGGCAGGTGGGCGAAACTTTCATATGTCTATTAGTAAGTGTAACACGACGTGGGAGGGTTCCATGTAAGGTACGCCAAATAAAGATCTTCACTTTTGCTGGACAAGATAATTTCCAAATCTTGCTCCAAATAGTATTGACACTTGTTCCTCCCATGCCATCTGATTGTTGCAATTTCCTCCCATGTTGCGTTTTCCATTCCTCCAGATAAGCAGAATGAACCATGAACAGTCCATTCTTTGTAAAACTCCAAGCTATGAAATCTGACATGTTATAcgcggggaggggggggggtcgTAAACACCCTCTGGACATCAATTGGCCACAATGTTTGTCTTACCAAATCTTCATCCCAACAATTATTGATTGGATCTATAAGATCAGCAACTTTTGTTAGAAGCTGCCCTCTTCTAGGAGTGATAATTTTCCTATTGGCCCCATTCGGGATCCATGCATCTCTCCAAATATCAATATTCTGTCCATTACCAACTCTCCAAATATAACCTTTTTTTAGAGAATCCACTCCGGCCATAATGCTTTGCTAAGTGAAAGAAGATCCTTTTTTCAGACTCGCATTCATTAAATCTCCATCCGGAAAATATTTAGCTCTCAAAATGGTGGCATATAGGGAATCAGGATTATCAAGCAGGCGCCACGCTTGTTTGGCTAACAAGGCCAGATTGAAACAATGCATGTCTCGAAAACCCATTCATCCTTGGTCTTTTGGTACACACATCTTCCACCATGCCATCCAATGCATTCTCTTCTGATTGTCTTCATCACCCCACTAAAAGTGCGCCATCGCGTCAATGATTCCTTCACATATTTTTTTAGGAATTTTAAAGACAGACATTGCATAAGTTGGGATAGCTTGTACAACCGATTTGAGAAGGACTTCATTCCCTCATGCTGATAGCAGATTTTCCTTCCACCCACTGATTTTCATGACAATTCGATCTATTAAGAATTGGAAAAAATCACTTTTGTCCATACCCACATTTGAAGGCAGACCCAAATATTTGTCATTGAGAGCTTCAGTCATAATGTTCAGAATAGTACATATATGCGCCTTATCTTCCACTTTCATGTTGGGACTAAAAAATATACTAGATTTTTCAACACTCACCATTTGCCCCGAAGCAGCACAGTAGTATCCAAAACTGATTTCAGCGCCTCCACGTTCATCGAATTAGCTTGCATCAGGATAAGTGAATCATCCGCGAAGAGGAGATTTGAAATAGATGGGGGGATCTCTGCTAACTTTAATTCTGGAAATACTTCCATTCTCCTCTGCATTAGCTAAGAGTGCAGTCAGGCCTTCCGTACATAACAAAAATAGGATATGGGGAGAGAGGGTCCCCCTGCCTCAGTCCTCTAGATGGTTTGAAGCCCTCTGTTTCTTCCATGTTAAAACGAACCCGATATTCCACCCAGGACACACATTGCATAATTAAATTCACCCAATCCTGCTGAAAACCTAGTCGCAACATGATTTGCTTTAAAAAAGGCCACTCCACTCGGTCATATGCTTTGTGCATGTCCAGTTTGATTGCACACATGCCCTCTTTACCGGtccttttattttttattttatggAAACATCATAAGCCACTAAGATGTTATCTGTAATCATTCTTCCAGGCACAAAGGCACTTTGGGTAGGGCTAATAATATCTGGGAGGATTGTCTTCAGACGAGCATCAATCATCTTTGAAATGACCTTATACACCACATTGCATAAATTGATTGGTCTAAATTGAGTTACCTTTTCTAGGGAGTTAACTTTTGGGATCATTACTATTATAGTATCATTCCAACCATCAGGTATAGTACAGGTATTCACCGCTTTGAGAACCTCTTCAGTCAAATCATCCCCTAACATAGCCCAAAATCTCTTGTAAAAAATGGCGTGAAGGCCATCTGGCCCCGGTGCCTTTAAATCACCAATGTCAAAGAGTGCCTTCCTAACCTCTTCGGCCGTGTAGGGGGCAAGGAGAGCCCTATTCATCTCATTTGTTACTTTCCTTTTTACAAGGGAGAGGACCTCATGGTTCGGTTGATTAAGAAGTAAATAGGTTAGAAAAATATCCCAGAATATGATTCTTCATCTCCATGTCTTTTACCCAAACCCCATTATCGTCAAGCAATTTTTTTATCTGATTTCTCTTCTTTCTAGCTGTTGCGGCGTTATGAAAAAAGTATTGCAGTCACCATGCAATAACCAGTTTGCTCGACCCCGCTGTAGCCAGTGTATCTCCTCTTGTTCCAATAAATTTTCAATCAACACAATAGTCTCCTTTTGACGTGCAAGAGAGTTAGCATTCACATGCCCTCTTCATAATTTTTCTAAATCTTTTTTTAGTTTATTGATTCTTTTTGGACCCTTGAGGATATCACGATCCCAAGTGTGCAAATCTGCATGTACCACTCTTGTATGATCGTACAACTTTCGTAACCGTCTCTTCTTTCAGCCGTCGAGCTTCAAAATGTTTCCTTCGAATTTTTGAGCGGTCAAAAATATTATCGTCAAAATATTCCGTGTCTAAAATAATAGGGTGATGGTCTGAGTGTACATGTTCTTCGTTTATAACCGCCGCTCGAGGGAATTTATTTACCCAATCCACATTACAGACCGCTCGATCCAGTCTTTCCCTGATTTCGCCCCTTCTCCATGTAAATAAGTCACCCATACATCCCATATCTGCTAGTCCAGAATCTCCCAAACAATTTCGAAAATCTCTCATCATCATATTTGGTCTCGCATTCCCTCCCTCTTTCTCTGATGAGAGCAAAATTTCATTAAAATCTCCTAAAACTACCCATGGGTGATCGCCTTTCTTATACAAGTTACAAATATCATCCCATGACAAAGCACGATCACTCCAGTTGGGGTGCCCATAAAAACTCGTTAAACGCCACTGTACAGTATTCCCATTCATAAAAAGAACATCGGTAAAATTATTTGACACATAGTTCAACTCAACTTTATTCATATTCTAATAAAACAAGACAATGCCACCCGCCCAGCCATCGCTCTCAACTATAAACATTGAATTGAAATTTAAAACTCGACGAAGCTCATCAGCTTTACATTTATTTAAGTGAGATTCTGAAAGGAAAATTAACTCTGCTTTGGTACGCTCCTGTAGATCCAAGAGCTCGCGAACCGCCGTGGGAGAGAGCATCCCACGGAAGTTCCATCCGATGATTCTCATTTGGCCCTGCGTACCTCCTCTTCGGAGGCCGCCGATGCGCCATCATCTCCAACCGACTCCCTTCTCTGCTGCCCCGGAGCCTCTTCTTTTTCCTCAACTTCTTTTGATACGTGAGTAACCACCCCATTTCCATCTCTCACAGCTTCCACTCTACCCGTACATACATGCTTAGAAGATACATTTATGTCCCCAATAGAATATGCTCATAGCTATCCATGGTTTTCTCAAAAGAGAAATCTAGCTCACTACCAGTTGCTGGAGCTTCATAGAGGCTTCTTTTTTACCTATAATGTTCTTGCATGCTTCCTCTGAACTCCCAACTCCTCCTCCCTTATTTCCTTTTCTGCCCTTTCCTTTTGTCTTTCCCTGCATGGAGTTCTTTGTAGCATTGAAAGTGTAAATAGGGGTGTCAGTGGTATTTTTTGTAGCAAGTTTTGCAGCGACAGCCCCCGACAACGCCTCCAGCACCCCCGGGCGAAAGAGGAGTTGATCACCCCACTGCAGAGCCTCCCTACCCTCCTGGCCGACCGGGTTAGGCTGGTACACAGCCATAGCCGCAACAGACCTGATCGGGGAAGTACTCTTCCCCTGATGCAACATGTCCTAACCCGCCTGGTCAGGTACAGCAGCCGTGGTGGTAGCCGCTCCCCCCACCAGCGCTTGGCCCTCCTATCCTTCGCTAGTAGGGGGTGCAGGGGCGTATGGTGATGCATTCTGGTCCACCTGACCATGATCACCACCCCGCATGGAGTGTAGGGACTAGGGGTGGAAATTGTTAGCAGATAATCCGAAATATCCGATATTCATATTCGAGAAAATGCCTATTCGTTTCCGAAACATCCGCATCCGAACCAAAATGGAAATGGAAATTATCCGTATCCGAatttattaaaaaaataaaaattaaaatatGGTAGGAGATTTTGACACAAATATGGATATGGAAGTGGATATATCCGTATCTGAATAAGATTATGGGAGGTAATTTTCAAAATTCTAGACCCAACATTCCAATTATCCAACATAAAAGccaaataagtggtcaaattttactcttTATATGATTAAACATATAAATTATTATGCATTACAATAGTATTTATTCATAAACCTATTTATCATTAACTTATTGTATGTCACAAGTTGATTATTTCAGGTCACATAGCTATCGACTAATTTACTTAAGCAATATGTTGATATTATTCGTATCCATTCCGAATCAAGATAATATCCGATATGTATCCGTATTCGAATAATATCCGAGCCACATCCATATCCGATAACATCCGTATTCGGATTCGTATTCGTTTTGAAAATATGAAAATGGAAGTGGCAAGAGCACTATCCGATCCGCATCCGATCCGTTTCCACCCCTAGTAGGGACACTACAGGAAAACGGCCCTCCTGGCCAACCTGCAGCACCCCCTTGGTGTGCGCCCTTCTGGCCGCTAGcccttggccctcctggccaaGGCTAGTGCACTCAAGTGGCCCGTGATCCAGGTCCACCTGACCCGAGGCAGCTCCTACGGGTACCGGCAGAGAAGGTCCTTGCCCACGGCCCTCCTGGCCGAGCGAGTGGCCTCCCTGGACTAGACCTCCAGTCACCAGGAAAGATGATGCATCACCTTTCTCTTTCACAGTGAGATCACTCACAGCTTTGGTTACTTTGACCACCATACCTTTAGTAGCCTTTGAGATGTTTTTGTTACTATAGCCCGAGTACACAAGAGCTCTTCTACTAGCTGTATTGCCCTTCCAGTAGGCctcttgtcggtgtcaaaaccgacggatctcgggtagtgggtcccgaactgtgcatctaggccggatggtaacaggaggtagggaacacgatgttttacccaggttcgggccctcttgatggaggtaaaaccctacgtcctgcttgattaatattgatgatatgggtagtacaagagtagatctaccacgagatcaaggaggctaaaccctagaagctagcctacggtatgattgttgtatatggagttgattgcctacggactacaaccctccggtttatatagacaccggatagggttagggttacacagagtcggttacaatagtaggagatcttgaatatccgcatcgccaagcttgccttccacgccaaggaaagtcccatccggacatgggacgaagtcttcaatcttgtatcttcatagtccaggagtccggctgaaggtatagtccggctacccgaacaccccctaatccaggactccctcagtagcccctgaaccaggcttcaatgacaacgagtccggcgcgtaaattgtcttcggcattgcaaggcgggttcctcctccaagtccttcatagaagattgtaaacaccaagagtaatgtccggctctacaaaataagcttccacatatcgccatagagagaataatattaacacaaatcaaaattgctgacgtattccgcagtgtgtcatcacactacggccaagtcctttactcgaatcatttttacttttccacctcagcatgttttgcgaggcggtttccttggcacgtcttgtcaaagcagagatcgtgtaccccctttatgggattctcatcaatacggatgtgggtaacccaaccgcgccgtttatcacggtgcttgggaggcaagcgagttttactaggctagtggggacgcacaaccgcatccgcccatataaggggataaggatccacctttttacctacgccttcttcctcctttgcctatccatctcctgcgcactcgagctccagcgcccaagcccgcacttcccacctcaaccttctccagcaatgtccggagcgggaggcaagtggatggtctcctccgctacggagggccaagtcaagaagctaaggaaggccggatacctgtccaaggacatcgcgcaccggcttcccgaaaaggggcagcttctccccaccccaaggccccatgagagggtagtatttctcccccacttcctccgcggactgggttttccactccacccatttgtccgggggctcatgttctattacagcctggatttccacgatctggccccgaacttcatcctcaacatctcggcgtttatcgtcgtgtgcgaggctttcctccgcgtccgccctcatttcggcctctggctcaagaccttcaacggcaagcccaaggtggtgcgcggcagccaggcggagtgcggaggcgccatggcgggcaagatggccaacgtcctatggttcgagggctcttttatggagaccctaaaggggtggcaatccgggtggttttacatcaccgagccacgcgatccgaaatggaccgcagcccccgagtttcgatccggaccccccacgcggcttatgtcctggaaagagacgggcctgtcgtggggtgacgaaaaagaggtgaccggattgcaaacatgcatccagtccctggtgaacaagccaatccggcttgttaatgtaatccaggttatgctcgtccgccggatcctcccgtgccaacaacgggattttaatctgtgggagttcgacccggcgcagcaccaaacccttagcaggctctttgacacgacgtacgaagatgcctggaaggtgctattcaagggcgccgaggctcccgcatccgcttccaaggaccgcggatacagctcgcagcatcacgctagcgaggtaagctatcttcaccttttacaggatgttaagctttcttcatagtttgactctatgcgggatctaaactcccttacctttgacaggcttggcgggcgatatccggaccaattacctgtccggctccgctgcccgaagacccagccacagctctactagtgaagttgctagttccggcgccttatgtggtgccggagaagaaggccaagaagaagaagaccacggggactcgaaagagtgcccgcaacgtggtggtgtcggactcgtcatcctacgagtccaagacgccctcttcccgtgaaaacgaggaggaagaagaaaactctcccccccagcggagggaggagagaagaggaaggccgccccaacgggagaggccgaggggtctaggaaaaggaagacccctccgccggactactcccccgacgccgaagagggcggagaggagtggccaaacagggccaagcgtcaggcgaaatcgtaagttcggatatcagagtaactcatgatgttcctttgttgcacagctttccctaatgtcgaacataattatgcagcccgccccgggccgaattcaacgaatcgtcgggcggctccctggactcatcggacgtgaactcagttccgcccgctgtctccccccgcactgcagacgacgccgaagtggcgtcgcgacaagctccggggcaggaggaggtggtcccggaggagccgcaaggcaacctcccggactccaggagtgaaggggataaggccccccagggctccaagtccggctttgtgccggacaccgcgccggaatcttccatagttccggaccgcggtaggcgaactccttccaagaggatcaagccttctgagccggcggcctccgtccaaccggaggtgctggacaatctgctggaggtgcttgacggcgcctccatcgacgaggggcaccgtactattatgagtacggtgatccagaaggttcagtccgccaagagcggactgactgaagcttgcgctagccttctaacaggcttcgaggtaagtaaaaatatgt
Coding sequences within it:
- the LOC125553787 gene encoding ras-related protein RGP2 yields the protein MSGRVDHEYSYLFKMVLIGDSGVGKSNILSRFTRNHFSLDSKSTIGVEFATKSLQMEGKTIKAQIWDTAGQERYRAITSAYYRGAVGALLVYDITKKQSFDNVNRWLRELRDHADSSIVIMMVGNKSDLTHLRAVSEDQGKALAEKEGLFFLETSAMEAVNVVEAFQTIITEVYGIVNKKALAAKEAAAAAVPLPSQGKTISIDSTTGNSKKACCNT